The DNA window GACCGCCCGAATGACTGGCCGGAGATACTGTGAAGGGGTGGCAAGGACTATCAAATCGGCTCGGTTTATAGTAGATGGAATGTCCTGCGATAAGCTAATCAAAGAGGACAGAGGGCGTTCGCCTACTTGTTCGAATGGTCTTCCAGTTTTCTGCAAAGATTCAAAATCGCGGGTATCATGCGCCCAAAGCCTTATTCTATGCCCGGCGCCGTCCAACAGTCCGGCAATTGCCCGTCCCCACGAACCCGCTCCACATATGGCAATAGTCTCAGGCATGACCATTTCTCTTTTCATATTTCGAGCTAAGCGAGAATCTGCTTTCCGTGCCCGAGGCAAGCCGGACAATATTTTCGCGGTGGGTGTATACGATCAGCAAAGCGAGGGCTATGGATAGATAGATGTAGACCGATGCGATAGGCATCGCGAAAATAAATTTCTGAATGAGCAGGGTCACGACAAGACAGATCCCCCCGAGAAGCGACCCAAGCGAGATATAGTGAGTGAGGGCGACGATAACAATAAACACCGTTAGCGCGACCAGCGCCTGCGCAGGCACAAGGGCAAAAAGAACGCCAAGCGCCGTATTCACACCCTTTCCTCCGCGGAAGGCCAGATACACTGGGAAAATGTGGCCAAGAACCGCAGATAAGGCGCACAAGACTAGAAAAATATCTCGATCCATAAATGTTTGATTAAATGCACGGGCTATCATTATCGCCGCTATACCCTTGCTTATATCCAGAATGTAGACCCAGATGGCGACTTTAGGTCCGGCAACACGCCAGACATTTGTCGCGCCGATATTTCCGGAGCCCAGCGCACGGATGTCTGTTATTCCGCGGGACTTGGCAATAAGCAGTCCAAATGGAATCGCGCCGAGAAGGTATGCGAGGAGGATGGGGATTATTATATCAAGCATCGGTATGAATTCACCACCTATGTGCCCCATTCAACGGGTGTATCTATTCTGTCATTATCGTGTCAGTTACCGTTGTCAAGTCGGACGACAGAGCCGTATCAGGCATTTCCGTAGCGGGCCACTCGCTCTGCAACCCAGGAAAGTAGCTTGTCATGGCATTTACCGCAGTATTGACATCGGCGCTGTCGATGTGCTTATCCAAGAATATGACCTGCATCTTCTGCATGAAAGCTGTGTATCTTTCGTCAGAGAGCAAATGCTCTTCCTTTTGTAATTTCTCGCTAAAGCTGGTAGTCAATCTGTCGAAAGCAACGCTGTCAACAGCAAGCGTTGAATCAGATAATACGTTTTGTTTGAATTTCGAGATTCCCACGACGGTAGCAATACGGACAATATCGTCCCTGAAGATAACACAACTGCCGATGAGAATAATCATCAGAACAATAAATGCGGTTGCGACAATTAGCACAATTTTCTTGGTCGAACTCATTCCGCCAGCTTGTAGTTCACTCATCTTTCCTCATCTTTGCTTTGGCATATGCGTGTGCCTTCACGATTATGTT is part of the Candidatus Zixiibacteriota bacterium genome and encodes:
- the plsY gene encoding glycerol-3-phosphate 1-O-acyltransferase PlsY, giving the protein MLDIIIPILLAYLLGAIPFGLLIAKSRGITDIRALGSGNIGATNVWRVAGPKVAIWVYILDISKGIAAIMIARAFNQTFMDRDIFLVLCALSAVLGHIFPVYLAFRGGKGVNTALGVLFALVPAQALVALTVFIVIVALTHYISLGSLLGGICLVVTLLIQKFIFAMPIASVYIYLSIALALLIVYTHRENIVRLASGTESRFSLSSKYEKRNGHA